In Capsicum annuum cultivar UCD-10X-F1 chromosome 8, UCD10Xv1.1, whole genome shotgun sequence, the genomic window AGACACGTCCTTTCTTTCATAACTCATACGTGGTGACttcctctttattttcttttcacttCTACTATTTTACCTTTACAATTTTAATAGTTTTGTATAATAAAATTGAATGTTACTCTCTCCTGTTTCATTTCCTTCACATATATTGATTTCatacaatttaaaataaaataaaatattagaagTATAGTCTGCTATGTGACCTCGGGGTATAAAAGAGTCCCTTACATAGAATGCAGGTAGcaataaataacatacattcTTATGGATCAGTCTTTGTTGGTATTTCATGCATAAGAGGAGCTTATTTCACAATTCGAACTCattttttaatttcatcttcataaattttaaataaaatattatcttttttttttttaagaaaaaaatataatcaaacaccattcattttttattttaaataaaataaataatatttgaaattcatAGTGAAACGCCTATTAAAATTCACTCATTCTCATCAAAAATGTAAAAACGAAGGGGAGGCAAAATTAAGGAATTGTTCTAGAAAggcactttttatttttatttttaaaattctgaTATACCATTTATTTATGGAATGATCatctaaaaattaatttggaCGAGGGTCTAATACTCTTTCAATTcgcttttatttgttattttttaactTGATATACTtattaacataattattttatcgtactatttttattaattgatgtttatgACTATTATCTTGAAAATGACTTGAGAAATAAATAActaatgttaataataataaaaaaatttattttatcttttcgtgaTATGTAAATTTGACTAGtaataatgaaaatttattttgttataaataaGAGAGAGTAAAAGTGGTATTAAGAGAAGCCAAACAGTCCTAGTAAGTGGAGAACAACACGGTGCATACACCTATGTTTGGTTTGTCCCAGTCCATGCTagtatatttttctctctctctctctctctcttttttttttttttttttcactttaaaagAAGCTTCCGTCGTTTACTCCCATAAACAAACCCCATTTTTTTCCCCCATCCCATGAATCATCCAAAAATCCAGCAACTAGTATCAGTTTGAGCAATGACTGGTGAAGAAGAGAGACTAGATGGAGGGACCTATTCAGAACTACTAtttggtgatgatgatgatggccTAGGAGGATGTTTCAGTTTCACTTCATCTTCCCCAAAAATGCTTTGTTTtggtactgatactgatactcCTATGCTTGAAAATTGTTCTGTACAAACACCAgaggcaaaaactcaaaaatctggAGTCACATGCAGTGGAGATTCACCATCAGCTTGTTCAAGCAACAACATCAGCAAGCCCAACAAGTCCAATAATGTATGCAAACATTTTAATTTTGCTTATTTCTATAGCAACTgttttaatttcttgtttttgtGTGTGCCTAGGGATAGGGGTAAGGTTTGCGAACACAATCTGGTACTCTAGGAGGCGGgctttttcttttgttgttgcATTTTGTGGGTGATCGGTTGTTTTTTGGGTTAAAAGATTATTTGTACTTTTGTGAAGAAAAAGCGAAATGGAGCAGAGAAACAATCGGATGAAAAAACAAAAGCAGTTGCTGCTGGAAATCAGAGAAATTGCAAGAGGACAAAGATGGTAGAAAATTTAAATGTGACACCCCATGCAAAGGtcaggaaaaaaaataatgaaacaagACAATTTGCATCATAACTGAAGAAGCGTTCTCAATTACTCCTATTTAATTAATCCAATGCAATAATTATAAGGTTGTCATCATATTTCAGGCGAGAGTTTTCCCAAATTGAGTAATTTTTGTAATAACCGAAGcaaagtaaattatttttttgtgtaatGCGCAGGTTAAGAAAGCGAAGCTTGGTGAAAGAATCACAGCACTACAACAACTTGTATCTCCATTTGGCAAGGTtggttcattcatttttttttttttttaaaacctctCTTACGGAACTTATTAATTAGTACTACTAGTTATATGTTGAGTGTTGAGAATTGTAGAGTAGTAGATTTTGGTAATTAATATATTGGGTTGATGTGAAATGGGAGTAAGTGCAGACAGACACAGCATCAGTGCTGCATGAAGCGATGGGATATATCAGGTTTTTGCACGATCAGGTTCAGGTCTTGTGTTCTCCTTACTTGCAGCGCCAGCACCTGTCACCCTCCTTACGTGTAAGTACTTCCATTTTGACCATTTTTACTTTCTCCTTTTACCCTTTTCATTTCACTAAAAAGTCCTCTCTTTTAATTTACCACTACTACCTAGTAGTAGCTAGTACAAGTAAGGGGGGCATGATACGGTACTCCCTCCGAATTATTTGGCTCCTACGAACTTGATATACTCCTTAAAAAATATAGTATTTATTGGAGATTTATTTTGgcaaattaatcttattaattaagctttaaaaatataaattttagttataaaatttgtttagtcatttaataatgaGGATATTATTGGAAGGACATAttaaaaattctcttgatttcatcaaagagacgattaaattgaaacaaatatttttaaaaagaaagtcaactaaaatgaaacaacGGACGGAGtacaatatttaaaaaatttgatttgatttttttggtttttaaagaTACTATATTACTGtactaaattattttaatatgatttGGTATTTTAAGGTTCACTTTCGGTATTTTGcatgcaataaatatgtaaatataatttGGTTGACTTCAATTTACATATACTCGTGTGATAGAGAACTATGACTAAGATTTTCAAGAAACGTCTATACACTTAcgacatattcaaaataaaagtaaaagcaATAAAGCAACTTCCTTAGTTAACCAATCACCCAAAAAAAACATTTCAATTAAGATAGAGTAGTCAAAAgttcaatatttatattaatattattttatagatttactaatatataatgatatatatgttttatatgtAATAACTATATACAGGTATTGGCGTTCGGtattttgctttttttaaaaagtacatATCACACATTGTattgaatatcaaaatttttaaaattgctGCCATATGTCATACTAAAAATATACCATAATAACGAAATTACGATatccaaaaaattgattttgatatggCATTGGATTTCTACCTTATTATGCCCACCCCTAAGTACAACAAGCCCTTCCCTTACGGCCCTCGTGACGAAAAGGTAAACTAAGTGACAAGGTGGGTTTAGGTAAAATTAAGTTGCTACTTGCTATGCTCCTATGGGGCATTTATATGGTTTCTTTATACTAATAGagacatataataattttaacttttaattatataataatataacttCTCCATGTGGCCTAATGGCCAACGAAATGAATTGAGATCATGCGGTGCTTAAAATATTAGTAGTAGGCGATATTTCTTAACTCTAAGTTATATCCGGTATTTGTTATTGGTTGAAGGTAGCAAACTAGCATGTACGCTTAAAAATAGTTAAGGTGCTGGTCACCTGGTTTGAATGTCATTTATAAGTATTTGTAGCTGAATGATGTAGAGTAGTATGATTGCACAGAGATTAAACTTGTTCATGGGAAATGTGACGCAGGAGGGCGGAGAAGGCGGGGAGACTGAGGCATCAAGAAAGGATGTGTTGCTGAGGAGCAAAGGACTTTGTCTGGTCCCAATAGAGCTCACTCTCCATGTTGCTGATACTAATCTCAATGGCGCTGATTTTTGGTCACCTGCCGCCATGATGAACAACAATATCACCCAATGAACAATTAATCCCttggctgtttttttttttttttttgttttggtggGTTGATAACCCCATTTTTTGGATGTAAAAAGATTATTATCATAATAACTAGCTAGGTAGTAGTGTAAGTTGAAATGATAATAGTCCTGTTCTAGAAAGGGCAGCAGCAGGGGCAGGAGGGTGAAAGCAGTACTGATCATGGCCGATGGGTGTTGGAAATTGTCGAACTTTTAGGGAAATGGAAAAAGATTATTACTCTTTAATTTTCAGTGAGAAGAAGGATTCGTGGACTCCATTCCTCTCGTCT contains:
- the LOC107879953 gene encoding transcription factor bHLH113 isoform X2, whose translation is MTGEEERLDGGTYSELLFGDDDDGLGGCFSFTSSSPKMLCFGTDTDTPMLENCSVQTPEAKTQKSGVTCSGDSPSACSSNNISKPNKSNNVKKAKLGERITALQQLVSPFGKTDTASVLHEAMGYIRFLHDQVQVLCSPYLQRQHLSPSLREGGEGGETEASRKDVLLRSKGLCLVPIELTLHVADTNLNGADFWSPAAMMNNNITQ
- the LOC107879953 gene encoding transcription factor bHLH154 isoform X1, whose protein sequence is MTGEEERLDGGTYSELLFGDDDDGLGGCFSFTSSSPKMLCFGTDTDTPMLENCSVQTPEAKTQKSGVTCSGDSPSACSSNNISKPNKSNNKKRNGAEKQSDEKTKAVAAGNQRNCKRTKMVENLNVTPHAKVKKAKLGERITALQQLVSPFGKTDTASVLHEAMGYIRFLHDQVQVLCSPYLQRQHLSPSLREGGEGGETEASRKDVLLRSKGLCLVPIELTLHVADTNLNGADFWSPAAMMNNNITQ